In one window of Nakamurella alba DNA:
- a CDS encoding FecCD family ABC transporter permease, which yields MTAVLTRPGAQSEVQQVRTAQRALHRRHRIAVGCLGTVLLALLIAAMFVGSLPLGPAAVWSGLTGTADENTVYSVRSLRVPRALTAVLVGIALGASGVIFQSLARNVLASPDILGITAGGSLGAVLVLVYTTGSTVLIACGALGGAAVVALLVVALSARRGLSPYRLVLVGIGVQVLCDAALTLVLTSRRMEEVENLSRWLVGSLNVRNWTHVLWAVVALAVLLPVLAGTARTLAVLQLGDAMASGLGAATGRARLVLVMVGAALAATAVAVAGPISMLAFVAPPLARWLTGRPLPILASALTGAVLLLAADLAGRVLFGELVLPVGVTTGLIGGPYLILLLVRANRVGSGG from the coding sequence GTGACCGCCGTCCTGACCCGGCCCGGAGCGCAGTCCGAGGTGCAGCAGGTCCGCACGGCACAGCGGGCGCTGCACCGGCGGCACCGGATCGCCGTCGGCTGTCTGGGCACCGTCCTGCTCGCGCTGCTGATCGCGGCGATGTTCGTGGGCTCGCTCCCGCTCGGACCGGCGGCGGTCTGGTCCGGGCTCACCGGTACCGCCGACGAGAACACCGTCTACTCGGTCCGGTCGCTCCGGGTGCCCCGTGCACTGACCGCAGTCCTCGTCGGGATCGCGCTCGGTGCCTCGGGTGTCATCTTCCAGAGCCTGGCCCGCAACGTCCTGGCCAGCCCGGACATCCTCGGCATCACCGCGGGTGGATCCCTGGGCGCGGTGCTCGTGCTGGTGTACACGACCGGCTCCACCGTGCTCATCGCCTGCGGCGCGCTCGGCGGCGCGGCCGTCGTCGCGCTGCTGGTGGTCGCCCTCTCCGCGCGGCGGGGGCTCTCGCCCTACCGGTTGGTGCTGGTCGGCATCGGCGTCCAGGTGCTCTGCGACGCCGCACTGACCCTGGTGCTGACCAGCCGCCGGATGGAGGAGGTCGAGAACCTCTCCCGTTGGCTCGTCGGCAGTCTCAACGTGCGGAACTGGACCCACGTGCTCTGGGCGGTGGTCGCCCTGGCCGTGCTGCTGCCGGTACTCGCCGGGACCGCCCGCACCCTGGCCGTGCTGCAGCTGGGCGACGCCATGGCGTCCGGGCTGGGCGCGGCGACCGGACGTGCCCGGCTCGTGCTGGTGATGGTCGGCGCCGCCCTCGCCGCCACCGCGGTCGCCGTCGCCGGCCCGATCTCCATGCTCGCCTTCGTCGCACCGCCGCTGGCCAGATGGCTGACCGGCCGTCCGCTGCCGATCCTGGCGAGCGCGCTCACCGGCGCCGTCCTGCTGCTGGCCGCCGACCTCGCCGGGCGTGTGCTCTTCGGCGAACTGGTGCTGCCGGTCGGGGTGACCACCGGCCTGATCGGCGGGCCCTACCTGATCCTGCTGCTGGTCCGGGCGAACAGGGTGGGCAGCGGTGGCTGA
- a CDS encoding type II secretion system F family protein: protein MTAVLWGVVVGGGVAAGLLLMVLSSPPLRRRTLADRVAPYLSDAVLPSKLLASGHSRRVSAPVALLAPVLQELVRRLDSLVGGQASVRRRLEVLGGGTTVEEFRTEQVIWGAGAAAVGMGIGVPAVLFGGSNVVGIAVLVLACAIGGVLARDWALTRSADRRDSEILAEFPVIAEMLALAVTAGEGPLGAIERITRLASGHLVDQFSSLLADVRAGTPLLTALTALRDRTRLAPFARFLDGMAVAVERGTPLADVLRAQAADVRELGKRELLEAGGRKEIAMMLPVVFLVLPITILFAVYPGLVTITVVAG from the coding sequence ATGACCGCCGTGCTGTGGGGTGTGGTGGTCGGTGGTGGCGTCGCGGCGGGGCTGCTGCTGATGGTGCTGTCCTCGCCGCCGCTGCGGCGGCGGACGCTCGCCGACCGGGTCGCCCCGTACCTGTCGGATGCCGTGCTGCCGTCGAAGTTGTTGGCGTCCGGGCATTCCCGGCGGGTGTCGGCGCCGGTGGCGCTCCTGGCGCCGGTGCTGCAGGAACTGGTCCGTCGGCTGGATTCGCTCGTCGGTGGGCAGGCGTCGGTGCGCCGGCGGCTGGAAGTGCTCGGCGGCGGGACGACGGTGGAGGAGTTCCGGACGGAGCAGGTGATCTGGGGTGCTGGCGCGGCGGCCGTCGGCATGGGGATCGGGGTGCCGGCCGTGCTGTTCGGCGGGTCGAACGTCGTGGGCATTGCGGTGCTGGTGCTGGCCTGCGCGATCGGCGGAGTGCTGGCGCGGGACTGGGCACTGACCAGGTCGGCGGACCGCCGGGATTCCGAGATCCTCGCCGAGTTCCCGGTGATCGCGGAGATGCTGGCACTGGCGGTGACGGCGGGGGAGGGCCCATTGGGCGCGATCGAGCGGATCACCCGGTTGGCGTCGGGGCATCTTGTCGACCAGTTCTCGTCGTTGCTGGCGGATGTACGCGCCGGAACCCCGTTGCTGACCGCGTTGACCGCACTCCGGGACCGGACCCGGCTGGCGCCGTTCGCCCGGTTCCTGGACGGGATGGCGGTGGCGGTGGAGCGCGGCACGCCGCTGGCCGATGTGCTCCGGGCGCAGGCGGCCGATGTGCGGGAGCTGGGGAAGCGGGAACTGCTCGAGGCCGGCGGGCGCAAAGAAATCGCGATGATGCTGCCTGTGGTGTTCTTGGTCCTGCCGATCACCATCCTCTTTGCCGTGTACCCGGGGCTGGTGACGATCACGGTGGTTGCGGGCTGA
- a CDS encoding FecCD family ABC transporter permease, which translates to MTTPIRETTRTTVGVVLATGVALLCAVAVLGVVVGSTPIGPGTAIGALLSFDPADHDQLIARYSRWPRVLGAIAVGASTGAAGAVMQAVTRNPLADPGILGVNAGASLFVVAGIQLLGIGGISGYLPLAFAGAAVASVAVYLIGAAGRDGPTPVTLTLAGAAFALLLGSLTSALLLIDQDTRYSFLFWTVGSVAQPTFDPLLTVLPFLVAGLLLALALGGPLNVMALGEQLASALGLHTGVVRALAAIAVVLLCGGATALAGPIGFVGLIVPFVARLFTGPDHRWIVPLSAVLGGILVVLADLLGRTLFAPAELRVGVVTALIGAPVFILLARRRRVAAL; encoded by the coding sequence GTGACCACCCCGATCCGTGAGACGACCAGAACGACCGTGGGGGTCGTGCTGGCCACCGGTGTCGCGTTGCTCTGCGCGGTCGCGGTCCTCGGCGTCGTCGTGGGGTCGACGCCGATCGGTCCGGGCACCGCGATCGGCGCACTGCTCTCCTTCGACCCCGCGGACCACGACCAGCTGATCGCCCGGTACTCGCGGTGGCCCCGGGTGCTCGGTGCCATCGCCGTCGGGGCGAGCACCGGTGCCGCCGGAGCCGTCATGCAGGCGGTGACCCGCAACCCGCTCGCCGATCCGGGGATCCTGGGCGTCAATGCCGGTGCCTCGCTGTTCGTGGTGGCCGGCATCCAGCTCCTCGGCATCGGCGGTATCTCGGGGTATCTCCCGCTGGCCTTCGCCGGTGCGGCGGTGGCCTCGGTCGCGGTCTACCTGATCGGAGCCGCCGGGCGGGACGGCCCCACCCCGGTCACCCTCACCCTGGCCGGCGCCGCCTTCGCCCTGTTGCTCGGTTCGTTGACCTCGGCCCTGCTGCTGATCGACCAGGACACCCGGTACAGCTTCCTGTTCTGGACCGTCGGCAGTGTCGCCCAGCCCACCTTCGACCCGCTGCTCACCGTGCTGCCGTTCCTCGTGGCCGGGCTGCTGCTGGCGCTGGCCCTGGGTGGGCCGCTGAACGTGATGGCACTCGGCGAACAACTGGCCTCGGCGCTCGGGTTGCACACCGGCGTCGTCCGGGCGCTGGCCGCGATCGCCGTTGTCCTGCTCTGCGGCGGTGCGACCGCACTGGCCGGGCCGATCGGGTTCGTCGGGCTCATCGTCCCGTTCGTCGCCCGGTTGTTCACCGGCCCGGACCACCGCTGGATCGTCCCGCTCTCGGCGGTGCTCGGCGGCATCCTGGTGGTGCTGGCAGACCTGCTGGGGCGCACCCTGTTCGCCCCCGCGGAGCTGCGCGTCGGAGTCGTCACCGCGCTCATCGGCGCGCCGGTGTTCATCCTGCTCGCGCGGCGGCGGCGGGTGGCGGCACTGTGA
- a CDS encoding ABC transporter ATP-binding protein has protein sequence MADRQSPGIEITGLTVGYGERPVIDGLDLTVPAGRITTIVGPNASGKSTLLGAVARTIPITAGSVRLDGQDVARWGRRALARRMGLLPQTPIAPEGITVVDLVSRARYPYRNFFGGGDTADADDAVAEALSVTGTLPLASRLLEELSGGQRQRVWLALAIAQRTPLMLLDEPGTYLDLTAQIEVLDILVDLRDHAGRTIVLVLHDLNHAARYADHVVALADGRVAATGSPAEVFTEERLLEVFGLRSRVVDDPVTGTPMIVPIGRHSRPEHETTRPAVILTPAHDQKKVR, from the coding sequence GTGGCTGATCGACAATCCCCGGGGATCGAGATCACCGGCCTCACCGTGGGTTACGGCGAGCGGCCGGTGATCGACGGCCTCGACCTGACCGTCCCCGCGGGCCGGATCACCACGATCGTCGGGCCGAACGCCTCCGGGAAGTCCACCCTGCTCGGCGCCGTCGCCCGGACCATCCCGATCACCGCCGGCAGCGTCCGGCTGGACGGCCAGGACGTCGCCCGATGGGGCCGGCGGGCACTGGCCCGCCGGATGGGACTGCTCCCCCAGACCCCCATCGCGCCGGAGGGGATCACCGTCGTCGACCTGGTGTCCCGCGCCCGGTACCCCTACCGGAACTTCTTCGGCGGCGGTGACACGGCGGACGCCGATGATGCGGTGGCGGAGGCACTCTCGGTGACCGGCACGCTGCCGCTGGCGTCGCGGTTGCTGGAGGAGCTGTCCGGCGGGCAGCGGCAACGGGTCTGGCTGGCGCTCGCGATCGCCCAGCGCACCCCGCTGATGCTGCTCGACGAGCCCGGCACCTACCTCGATCTCACCGCCCAGATCGAGGTGCTCGACATCCTGGTCGACCTGCGCGACCACGCCGGCCGGACCATCGTGCTGGTGCTGCACGACCTCAACCACGCGGCCCGCTACGCCGACCATGTGGTGGCGCTCGCCGACGGCCGGGTGGCCGCGACCGGCAGCCCCGCCGAGGTGTTCACCGAGGAAAGACTTCTCGAGGTCTTCGGCCTCCGCAGCCGGGTGGTCGACGACCCGGTCACCGGCACCCCGATGATCGTCCCGATCGGCCGGCACAGCCGACCGGAGCACGAGACCACCCGTCCTGCCGTCATTCTCACCCCCGCCCACGATCAGAAGAAGGTCCGATGA
- a CDS encoding HNH endonuclease signature motif containing protein, translating to MTATSETAPAARRAEDALHALSTLDPAELSGRKVIDGIAAGYQAISYLQAVMQGWMARLAEPGVIPSAEDLLKHPAKGSSAGQGSSAEQDTAEGSGTAAGKDSAAYENASARENACASEGVAAGQDTVSDENTATGEGNVPGEDTGEDDNTDAGSTSTGEDASAGEGLTADENTTAGQDHTGGDGNASERIYDLRASNPDSTAEFFDLMDTLEKAKARRDMVGGELAAALVLSPKSGSIYVQRAIDLVEELPDTLALLREGVLDQTRASMIHKYSCKLRDQTLLCEYERRALKVAPGRAPAKLEPLLERIITDLEPEDAAAAEKRAFNDRRTGRYDLEGAMARFYADLTAENAQLVQQLVDQIARTMGNAGGRTLEQCRADAFAAIFEQLHAHGTIDLREILAAAAHVAAGGDMPDDDDEVEAFDEGTDDEETDGKGTDSDTHDLADEDDADEGAGGVPDDRISDAGGDTEAPAAEPAADTDQSAEHHTDDEPSGTTGAEADSTGTGTETDPADPSATDDSATCDSDGADTEVDADEAVDNGPVGDGCDTTGATDHTEPSDTTEHLARTDTEADADEAVDNGPVGDGCDTTGATDHTEPSDTTEHLARTDTEADAEEAVDNGPVGDGCDTTGAADHPVDLIADRHGDAAEATNSRLAGVNAPAGSEPENRSDSEHPLAQGGSGCSESEPPDTDPAGNPERGTGDGGADSDDPPPFDPFRLDDPDAPRPSAPKWRAPVWQDRAVNPALPWNGVITISLQALAGLADHPGDMSGFGCISPDLARQLLKAANSITLLVIDPETGAPVGVSDRVYVPPGSLRRKVMLLTQTCSWVGCNRKAERCDVDHGEPFDHNNPAAGGKTTLRNLRPLCRFHHRLKTFTAWTTTEHADRTATLVSALGRTTRRPPPAVTDPGEWEPAWQTEDVDDDTPPF from the coding sequence ATGACAGCAACGTCGGAGACGGCGCCGGCAGCACGCCGCGCCGAGGACGCCCTGCACGCGCTGTCCACCCTTGATCCTGCCGAGCTGTCCGGCCGGAAGGTGATCGACGGGATCGCCGCGGGGTACCAGGCGATCTCGTACCTGCAGGCCGTGATGCAGGGCTGGATGGCCCGTCTCGCCGAGCCCGGCGTGATCCCCTCCGCCGAGGACCTCCTCAAGCACCCGGCCAAGGGCAGTTCGGCAGGACAGGGCAGTTCCGCAGAACAGGACACCGCCGAGGGTAGCGGCACGGCAGCGGGCAAGGACTCAGCCGCGTACGAGAACGCCTCTGCGCGTGAGAACGCCTGCGCAAGTGAGGGCGTCGCCGCTGGTCAGGACACTGTATCGGATGAGAACACCGCGACAGGCGAGGGCAACGTACCGGGCGAGGACACCGGCGAGGATGACAACACCGATGCGGGTAGCACCTCGACAGGTGAGGATGCTTCCGCGGGCGAGGGCCTCACCGCCGACGAGAACACCACCGCCGGTCAGGACCACACCGGCGGTGACGGCAATGCGTCGGAGCGGATCTACGATCTGCGGGCGTCGAACCCGGATTCGACGGCCGAGTTCTTCGACCTGATGGACACGCTGGAGAAGGCGAAGGCCCGGCGGGACATGGTGGGTGGGGAGCTCGCGGCGGCGCTGGTGCTCTCGCCCAAGTCCGGGTCGATCTATGTGCAGCGGGCCATCGACCTGGTCGAGGAACTGCCCGACACCCTGGCACTGCTCCGCGAAGGCGTGTTGGACCAGACCCGCGCGTCGATGATCCACAAGTACTCCTGCAAGCTGCGCGACCAGACCCTGCTGTGCGAGTACGAGCGCCGCGCCTTGAAAGTCGCACCCGGGCGGGCGCCGGCGAAGCTGGAGCCCCTGCTCGAGCGGATCATCACCGACCTCGAGCCCGAAGACGCCGCCGCGGCGGAGAAGCGGGCCTTCAACGACCGGCGCACCGGCCGGTACGACCTCGAAGGGGCGATGGCCCGGTTCTATGCCGACCTCACCGCGGAGAACGCCCAGCTGGTGCAGCAGCTGGTGGACCAGATCGCCCGCACCATGGGCAACGCGGGCGGACGGACCCTGGAGCAGTGCCGCGCCGATGCGTTCGCCGCGATCTTCGAACAGCTCCACGCCCACGGCACCATCGACCTGCGCGAGATCCTCGCCGCCGCCGCCCACGTCGCCGCCGGCGGCGACATGCCCGACGACGACGATGAAGTCGAGGCCTTCGACGAGGGAACAGACGACGAGGAAACAGACGGCAAGGGAACCGACAGCGATACCCACGATCTCGCCGATGAGGACGACGCCGACGAAGGAGCAGGCGGCGTGCCGGACGACCGTATCTCCGATGCCGGCGGTGACACCGAGGCCCCGGCCGCCGAGCCCGCCGCGGACACCGATCAGAGTGCCGAGCACCACACAGACGACGAACCCTCCGGAACCACCGGTGCCGAAGCCGATTCCACCGGCACAGGTACAGAGACCGATCCCGCCGACCCTTCCGCGACCGATGACTCCGCAACCTGCGACTCCGACGGCGCGGACACCGAAGTTGATGCTGACGAGGCGGTCGACAACGGTCCGGTGGGTGACGGCTGCGACACCACAGGAGCTACCGACCACACCGAACCCTCCGACACCACCGAGCACCTCGCCCGCACGGACACCGAAGCTGATGCTGACGAGGCGGTCGACAACGGTCCGGTGGGTGACGGCTGCGACACCACAGGAGCTACCGACCACACCGAACCCTCCGACACCACCGAGCACCTCGCCCGCACGGACACCGAAGCTGATGCTGAAGAGGCGGTCGACAACGGTCCGGTGGGTGACGGCTGCGACACCACAGGAGCTGCCGATCATCCGGTCGACCTGATTGCCGACAGGCACGGCGACGCCGCCGAGGCCACGAACTCGCGGCTCGCGGGTGTCAATGCCCCAGCAGGCTCGGAGCCCGAGAACCGTTCCGATTCTGAACATCCGCTGGCCCAGGGAGGCAGCGGATGTTCAGAATCCGAGCCGCCCGACACCGATCCGGCCGGCAACCCAGAGCGCGGCACCGGCGACGGTGGCGCAGATTCCGACGACCCGCCGCCGTTCGATCCCTTCCGGCTCGACGACCCCGACGCACCTCGCCCGTCCGCGCCGAAGTGGAGAGCTCCGGTCTGGCAGGACCGCGCGGTCAACCCGGCGCTGCCCTGGAACGGCGTCATCACCATCTCCCTCCAAGCCCTCGCCGGCCTCGCCGACCACCCCGGGGACATGTCCGGGTTCGGCTGCATCTCACCCGACCTCGCCCGACAACTCCTCAAGGCAGCCAACTCCATCACCCTGCTCGTCATCGACCCCGAGACCGGAGCGCCCGTCGGAGTGTCCGACCGCGTGTACGTGCCACCCGGGAGTCTGCGCCGCAAAGTCATGCTCCTCACCCAGACCTGCTCCTGGGTCGGCTGCAACCGCAAAGCCGAACGCTGCGACGTCGACCACGGCGAACCCTTCGACCACAACAACCCCGCCGCCGGCGGCAAGACAACCCTGCGCAACCTCCGACCATTGTGCCGGTTCCACCACCGCCTGAAGACCTTCACGGCGTGGACCACCACCGAACACGCAGACCGCACCGCCACCCTGGTCAGTGCCCTCGGCCGCACCACCCGAAGACCCCCACCCGCCGTCACCGACCCCGGCGAGTGGGAACCCGCCTGGCAGACCGAGGACGTCGACGACGACACCCCGCCGTTCTGA
- a CDS encoding ABC transporter substrate-binding protein, translating into MRTTLRPFAGDLAGMALLLSACSGGSTAASTSSSAVTSGSAATSSSAVASSSATPSSSAAPSSSAAPSGSSSAVERTVTITDQYGEVEIVGTPERVATPGNYETDIALELGVVPVAQGEFTRFENGIPTWRLPLLDGADVPVISYNPDGYDIEETLGFDPDLVINQWLVAEEYDALSKVVPTIAPAYETSMRDLITLMGTALDKEDEATALIADYDAMIAAAKAQYPQLEGATVAVAWAQDASTLMNYTDEGTLSFLSEFGVVPAPGTAAVEPFDTVGSEQFSVFDADLLIVASSSPDVLAELEANPLFQAIPAVAQDRWFASAGSNDFDMLRSGSPAQAEYAIETVLPKLPLAG; encoded by the coding sequence ATGAGAACCACCCTCCGCCCCTTCGCCGGCGACCTCGCCGGCATGGCCCTGCTGCTGTCGGCCTGCTCCGGCGGGTCGACCGCCGCGTCGACCTCAAGTTCCGCCGTGACGTCGGGTTCTGCGGCGACCTCGAGTTCCGCGGTGGCCTCCAGCTCCGCGACTCCGTCCAGCTCCGCGGCACCGTCGAGTTCAGCGGCTCCGTCGGGTTCCAGCAGTGCGGTGGAGCGGACCGTCACCATCACCGACCAGTACGGGGAGGTCGAGATCGTCGGCACCCCGGAGCGTGTCGCCACCCCGGGCAACTACGAGACCGACATCGCGCTCGAACTCGGTGTGGTGCCGGTGGCGCAGGGCGAGTTCACCAGGTTCGAGAACGGCATCCCCACCTGGCGGCTGCCGCTGCTGGACGGCGCCGATGTGCCCGTCATCTCCTACAACCCGGACGGCTACGACATCGAGGAGACCCTCGGATTCGACCCCGACCTGGTGATCAACCAGTGGCTGGTCGCCGAGGAGTACGACGCGCTGTCGAAGGTGGTGCCGACCATCGCACCCGCCTACGAGACCTCGATGCGTGACCTGATCACGTTGATGGGCACGGCGCTGGACAAGGAGGACGAGGCGACCGCGCTGATCGCCGACTACGACGCCATGATCGCCGCGGCGAAGGCGCAGTACCCGCAGCTGGAGGGTGCCACCGTCGCCGTGGCCTGGGCCCAGGACGCATCGACCCTGATGAACTACACCGACGAAGGCACCCTGTCGTTCCTGTCCGAGTTCGGCGTCGTACCGGCACCGGGCACCGCCGCCGTCGAACCGTTCGACACCGTCGGCTCCGAGCAGTTCTCGGTCTTCGACGCCGACCTGTTGATCGTCGCCTCCTCGTCGCCCGACGTGCTGGCCGAGCTCGAGGCCAACCCGCTCTTCCAGGCCATCCCGGCCGTGGCCCAGGACCGCTGGTTCGCCTCCGCGGGCAGCAACGACTTCGACATGCTGCGGTCCGGGTCGCCGGCCCAGGCCGAGTACGCGATCGAGACCGTGCTGCCGAAGCTCCCGCTCGCCGGATGA
- a CDS encoding type II toxin-antitoxin system VapC family toxin, translating to MTRFVIDAPVLVRIVTEEVEIADGHSLVAPNVLRSQALGLLYAAVQAGELDEKSALRLHERMTELKIRLLGDRVSRGTAWRLARDNGWETLDAAEYLAVAKLQADALITDDPVLRDLGAGIVEVAGIEALTRS from the coding sequence ATGACACGGTTCGTGATCGATGCCCCGGTGCTCGTCAGGATCGTGACCGAGGAGGTCGAGATCGCGGACGGCCACTCCCTGGTCGCGCCGAATGTGCTGCGTTCGCAGGCATTGGGGTTGCTGTACGCGGCGGTGCAGGCCGGGGAGCTCGACGAGAAGTCCGCGCTGCGACTGCACGAGCGGATGACCGAGCTGAAGATCAGGCTGCTCGGCGACCGGGTGTCGCGCGGGACCGCTTGGCGGCTCGCGCGGGACAACGGCTGGGAGACCCTCGACGCGGCTGAGTATCTCGCCGTGGCCAAGCTGCAGGCCGATGCACTGATCACCGATGATCCGGTGCTGCGGGATCTCGGCGCGGGGATCGTCGAGGTAGCGGGGATCGAGGCGCTGACGCGAAGCTGA
- a CDS encoding type II secretion system F family protein, producing the protein MGAVIGALFGVGLLLVWSGARGSRAAPRPRVRTERMREMLLQAGLTSVSPLQLGMLQAGSAVVVLLLSLVVTGSVSVSGIFAVFGAAGPRLIVARLRNRRMSDRRELWPEVVDNLTSGVRAGLSLPEALSAVGVRGPEQLREPFRRFGSDYRTSGKFDDSLNRLKAALADPVGDRVCESLRVAREVGGTDLGRLLLTLSGFLREDARTRAELLARQSWSVNAARMAVAAPWLVLVLLATQRETLAAYDSPTGTMILLIGAVLSVAAYRLMVRIGRLPEDRRVLR; encoded by the coding sequence ATGGGTGCTGTCATCGGCGCGTTGTTCGGCGTGGGTCTGCTGCTGGTCTGGTCCGGTGCGCGGGGGTCGCGCGCGGCACCGCGTCCGCGGGTGCGGACCGAGCGGATGCGGGAGATGTTGCTGCAGGCGGGGTTGACGTCGGTGTCGCCGCTGCAGCTGGGGATGCTGCAGGCCGGGTCCGCTGTGGTGGTGCTGTTGCTCTCCCTGGTGGTGACCGGCTCGGTGTCGGTGTCGGGGATCTTCGCCGTGTTCGGTGCGGCCGGGCCGCGGCTGATCGTCGCCCGGTTGCGGAACCGCCGGATGTCGGACCGCCGCGAGCTGTGGCCGGAGGTGGTGGACAACCTGACCTCCGGGGTGCGGGCCGGTCTGTCCCTGCCGGAAGCACTGTCGGCCGTCGGTGTGCGCGGGCCGGAGCAGTTGCGGGAACCGTTCCGCCGCTTCGGTTCCGACTACCGGACGAGCGGGAAGTTCGACGACAGCCTGAACCGGCTGAAGGCGGCACTGGCCGACCCGGTGGGCGATCGGGTGTGCGAGTCCCTGAGGGTGGCGCGGGAGGTCGGCGGGACCGATCTCGGGCGGCTGCTGCTGACGCTCTCCGGCTTCCTGCGGGAGGACGCCAGGACTCGGGCCGAGCTGCTCGCCCGGCAGTCGTGGTCGGTGAACGCGGCGCGGATGGCGGTGGCGGCGCCGTGGCTGGTGCTCGTCCTGCTGGCCACGCAGCGGGAGACCCTGGCGGCCTACGACTCTCCGACCGGAACGATGATCCTGCTGATCGGTGCGGTGCTGTCGGTGGCGGCCTACCGACTGATGGTGCGCATCGGCCGGCTGCCCGAGGACCGCCGGGTGCTGCGATGA
- a CDS encoding helix-turn-helix transcriptional regulator, with product MTVELVGEAGGLVHARMYGTGRSEFAVYRSVFDEPWGFDYEYAELPGRPRELIWIDSGMMTAHIGSRRWALTPGRALWIPAGVPSEVVPNVASTGFCLQFAAGRPQFDPAVPTLFAVSPLARELLLALGRSGLADAGAGAMVGLLLSELEVLPDAGTDLPMPTEERALAIARGLLADPADPRTLAAWAASVFGSEKTVARAFLDQCGMTFGTWRTMARLFASMPLLMTDLPVTAVAARVGYASPGSYIDAFRRHLGSTPGELRNGDRHR from the coding sequence GTGACCGTGGAGTTGGTGGGCGAGGCCGGCGGGCTGGTGCACGCCCGGATGTACGGCACCGGCCGGTCCGAGTTCGCCGTCTACCGATCGGTCTTCGACGAGCCGTGGGGGTTCGACTACGAGTACGCGGAGCTCCCCGGTCGGCCCCGGGAGCTCATCTGGATCGACTCCGGGATGATGACCGCCCACATCGGCAGCCGGCGGTGGGCGCTCACCCCGGGCCGGGCCCTGTGGATCCCGGCCGGGGTCCCGTCCGAGGTGGTGCCCAACGTGGCCTCCACCGGCTTCTGCCTGCAGTTCGCCGCAGGACGTCCGCAGTTCGATCCGGCGGTGCCGACCCTGTTCGCCGTGTCCCCGCTCGCCCGCGAGCTGCTGCTCGCCCTCGGCCGGTCGGGCCTCGCGGACGCCGGCGCGGGTGCGATGGTCGGCCTGTTGCTGTCCGAACTCGAGGTACTGCCCGACGCCGGGACCGACCTGCCCATGCCCACCGAGGAACGGGCATTGGCGATCGCCCGCGGCCTGCTGGCCGATCCGGCCGACCCGCGCACCCTTGCCGCCTGGGCGGCGTCCGTGTTCGGCAGCGAGAAGACCGTTGCCCGGGCATTTCTCGACCAGTGCGGGATGACCTTCGGGACCTGGCGGACAATGGCCCGGCTGTTCGCCTCGATGCCGCTGCTGATGACCGACCTGCCGGTCACCGCCGTGGCCGCGCGGGTCGGCTATGCCTCACCCGGCAGCTACATCGACGCGTTCCGGCGGCACCTCGGCAGCACCCCGGGGGAGCTGCGGAACGGCGATCGTCACAGGTAG
- a CDS encoding VOC family protein — MTITFNHTIIAAIDRHASATFYREVLEARDAPSWGPFLNVQLDEGVLLQFAEPSVEIQMQHYAFLVDDDHFDRALARIRERGITHWADPQMQRPGETNTEHGGRGVYFKDPAGHGLELITRPYL; from the coding sequence ATGACCATCACGTTCAACCACACCATCATCGCCGCGATCGACCGGCACGCCTCCGCGACCTTCTACCGCGAGGTGCTGGAGGCCCGCGACGCCCCCTCCTGGGGGCCGTTCCTCAACGTGCAGCTGGACGAGGGGGTGCTGTTGCAGTTCGCCGAGCCGTCGGTGGAGATCCAGATGCAGCATTACGCGTTCCTCGTCGACGACGACCACTTCGACCGCGCGTTGGCCCGCATCCGCGAGCGCGGCATCACCCACTGGGCGGACCCGCAGATGCAGCGACCAGGCGAGACCAACACCGAGCACGGCGGCCGCGGGGTCTATTTCAAGGACCCGGCCGGGCACGGGCTGGAGCTGATCACCCGTCCCTACCTGTGA